The Streptomyces sp. HUAS CB01 genome has a segment encoding these proteins:
- a CDS encoding ArsR/SmtB family transcription factor, producing the protein MTGGTAPHPTGDELLRILAALGNPHRLRIVAALAEGGRDYVSRLARELGIGRPLLHMHLQRLEAAGLVTGSLEQAADGKAVKYFEVTPFAVALTPEAVARAAATITQEEKETVKETAK; encoded by the coding sequence ATGACCGGAGGAACGGCCCCGCACCCGACCGGGGACGAACTGCTGCGGATCCTCGCGGCGCTCGGCAATCCGCACCGGCTGCGGATCGTCGCGGCGCTCGCCGAGGGCGGCCGCGACTACGTCAGCAGGCTCGCCCGCGAACTGGGCATCGGACGGCCCCTTCTGCACATGCACCTGCAGCGTCTGGAGGCCGCCGGGCTCGTCACGGGCTCGCTGGAGCAGGCGGCGGACGGAAAGGCCGTGAAGTACTTCGAGGTCACCCCGTTCGCCGTCGCCCTTACCCCGGAAGCGGTCGCACGAGCGGCCGCGACGATCACCCAGGAGGAGAAAGAGACCGTGAAGGAGACGGCGAAATGA